From Hylaeus volcanicus isolate JK05 chromosome 2, UHH_iyHylVolc1.0_haploid, whole genome shotgun sequence, the proteins below share one genomic window:
- the LOC128884742 gene encoding sodium-coupled monocarboxylate transporter 1-like, whose amino-acid sequence MEETSERGYFHWADWLVFGLMLVVSAAAGLWHYRKAQKSTTVDYLLGGKSMTLFPVCSSLIASFISGVTILGTPAEIYNFGTQYWITIISIFFSGVVVATIYAPVFVKLQLNSVYEYLEIRFNRGVRTLISLIFVIDLVLYQSIVVYVPALALNQVSGFDVHLIGAVMCYVCVFYTVLGGIKAVVWTDIMQVAVMIFGVLTVCVLGTYQLGAAKIWKEASNTNRIEFLNFDPSPYTRHTVWTVLIGSWLYTTAYVAVNQTTVQRYKSLKDLATSKLAIAISTIGIMLFISLCCWCGLILLAWWAPPKCDPRALGQITADDQLLPAYVMEIAGHLHGVPGLFIAAIFGAALSTLSVGFNSTSVVLQEDFVKGCFGLQLSERCSFIFVKVVVVILGSIALGLLFLVEKLGGVLAITGSLAAIAAGTSFGVFTLGILFPWTNAKGALAGAVVGFVVAGWASLGAQWSIGAGELVPKKLPVPLSQCPANISESFLKQFEHPDEDNVFPLYRLSYHWFTGLGTIIVIVVGNFVSWWTGPLDPSSVDKKLLSPIIYPLLPKPKYQTCDSTATVAGPSDLHATASLLLADLKKKRRSENFPNGVTMQSTFRS is encoded by the exons ATGGAGGAAACGTCTGAGAGAGGATACTTTCATTGGGCAGATTGGCTGGTGTTCGGGCTGATGCTCGTCGTGTCTGCCGCCGCGGGATTATGGCATTACAGAAAAGCACAGAAGTCGACCACCGTAGATTATCTCCTTGGAGGAAAGAGCATGACACTTTTTCCCGTCTGCTCTTCCCTCATCGCAAG CTTCATATCTGGCGTAACGATTCTTGGAACACCGGCTGAGATATATAATTTTGGGACCCAATATTGGATCACTATTATCTCTATATTTTTCTCGGGTGTAGTAGTGGCCACTATCTACGCCCCCGTCTTCGTCAAGTTGCAACTTAATTCCGTTTATGAG TATTTGGAGATAAGGTTCAATCGCGGAGTAAGGACACTCATATCGCTGATCTTCGTTATTGACTTG GTTCTCTACCAATCGATCGTGGTTTACGTTCCAGCGTTAGCGCTAAATCAAG TGAGCGGCTTTGATGTGCATTTGATCGGGGCCGTTATGTGTTACGTGTGCGTGTTCTACACCGTCCTA GGCGGCATCAAAGCGGTGGTTTGGACGGACATCATGCAGGTTGCAGTTATGATTTTTGGCGTGCTAACTGTTTGCGTTTTGGGCACCTATCAACTTGGCGCTGCAAAAATATGGAAGGAGGCCTCGAATACCAATAGAATCGAGTTTTTGAA CTTCGACCCATCTCCTTACACAAGGCACACGGTGTGGACGGTGTTGATTGGTTCCTGGCTGTATACCACTGCTTATGTAGCTGTGAATCAAACCACGGTACAACGGTACAAATCGCTGAAAGATTTGGCAACATCCAAACT AGCCATAGCAATATCCACTATCGGCATTATGTTGTTCATTTCACTGTGCTGCTGGTGCGGCCTTATCCTTCTAGCCTGGTGGGCGCCACCAAAATGTGACCCCAGAGCTCTTGGTCAGATCACTGCCGACGATCAATTATTGCCCGCTTATGTTATGGAAATCGCTGGACATTTGCACGGAGTACCAGGCCTTTTTATCGCCGCCATTTTTGGAGCTGCTCTCAG CACGCTTTCCGTCGGCTTCAATTCAACGTCCGTCGTCCTCCAGGAAGATTTCGTGAAGGGTTGCTTCGGTCTGCAGCTGAGCGAACGGTGTTCCTTCATCTTCGTGAAAGTTGTTGTTGTAATTCTCGGTTCAATAGCTCTGGGCTTGTTATTCTTAGTTGAAAAATTGGGAGGAGTCTTAGCC ATTACCGGAAGTCTAGCAGCCATCGCAGCAGGTACTTCTTTCGGAGTGTTCACGTTAGGTATCCTCTTCCCGTGGACAAACGCcaaa GGCGCACTTGCGGGTGCTGTTGTAGGATTCGTGGTCGCTGGCTGGGCCAGTTTAGGTGCGCAATGGTCTATCGGTGCCGGGGAATTGGTCCCAAAGAAACTTCCGGTACCCCTTTCTCAGTGTCCAGCGAACATCTCTGAAAGTTTCCTGAAGCAGTTCGAGCATCCAGA CGAAGATAATGTATTTCCTCTGTATCGATTATCGTATCATTGGTTCACTGGATTGGGCACGATAATTGTAATCGTCGTAGGTAATTTCGTTAGTTGGTGGACTGGTCCATTGGATCCTTCTTCCGTcgacaaaaaattactctcaCCGATAATTTACCC atTATTACCGAAGCCAAAGTACCAGACTTGCGACAGTACTGCAACAGTAGCTGGACCTAGTGATCTGCATGCAACAGCGAGTCTCTTACTAGCtgatttgaaaaagaaacga AGAAGCGAAAATTTCCCCAATGGCGTTACAATGCAGTCCACGTTCCGAAGTTGA